From a region of the Halolamina sp. CBA1230 genome:
- a CDS encoding RimK family alpha-L-glutamate ligase: MLRLAVATQQETYNRIHDPLAERDIEAVPLRASERTLSLTDPDLPSVDVGLVFPSRLMEGGAVSAALNVPWVNDRDAILTSRNKAGVLATLAEAGLPVPDTTLVSNPVDDDAVAAAAATLQREAAAGSLVIKPNSTTRGVGVARVEDPDSLLGVTDYLDLVHDFRATGDRSYLLQEYLPDARDYRAMVVDGEYVGAVERRLPEAETEAGKWKHNVHRGAVAEGVSLPADARELAERAAAVLGIDYLGVDLLETEDRLVVNETNARPTVDDATKYEPEFYDRLAELIRTTAENR, encoded by the coding sequence ATGCTCCGGCTCGCCGTCGCCACCCAGCAGGAAACCTACAACCGAATACACGACCCCCTCGCCGAGCGCGACATCGAGGCAGTCCCGCTCCGAGCCAGCGAGCGCACGCTCTCGCTCACCGACCCCGACCTCCCGAGCGTCGACGTCGGCCTCGTGTTCCCCTCGCGGCTGATGGAGGGCGGCGCCGTCTCAGCCGCCCTGAACGTCCCGTGGGTGAACGACCGCGACGCGATCCTCACCTCCCGCAACAAGGCGGGCGTGCTCGCCACGCTCGCCGAGGCGGGCCTGCCCGTCCCCGACACCACGCTCGTCTCCAACCCCGTCGACGACGACGCCGTCGCTGCTGCAGCAGCGACCCTCCAGCGCGAGGCCGCCGCCGGCTCGCTCGTGATCAAACCCAACTCCACCACCCGCGGCGTCGGCGTCGCCCGCGTGGAGGACCCGGACTCGCTGCTCGGCGTCACCGACTACCTCGACCTCGTCCACGACTTCCGGGCGACCGGCGACCGGTCGTACCTCCTGCAGGAGTACCTCCCCGACGCCCGGGACTACCGCGCGATGGTCGTCGACGGCGAGTACGTCGGCGCCGTTGAGCGCCGCCTCCCCGAGGCGGAGACCGAGGCCGGCAAGTGGAAACACAACGTCCACCGCGGCGCCGTCGCGGAGGGTGTCTCGCTCCCGGCGGACGCTCGCGAACTCGCGGAGCGCGCGGCCGCGGTGCTGGGGATCGACTACCTCGGGGTGGATCTGCTGGAGACCGAGGACCGACTGGTGGTCAACGAGACGAACGCGCGGCCGACGGTCGACGACGCGACGAAGTACGAGCCGGAGTTTTACGACCGGCTGGCCGAGCTGATCCGGACGACGGCCGAAAACCGCTAG
- a CDS encoding Hsp20/alpha crystallin family protein encodes MRRDDREDPFGDIFDEIERMMGGGPAEDGADAHVDAFDEGDELRLVADLPSASKEDISLQCDGETLTIEAGEYRERVRLPTRVDEHTAEATFNNGVLEVSFEKLDDAADIDLS; translated from the coding sequence ATGCGTAGGGATGACCGCGAAGACCCGTTCGGCGATATCTTCGACGAGATCGAGCGGATGATGGGCGGCGGCCCGGCCGAGGACGGCGCCGACGCCCACGTCGACGCGTTCGACGAGGGGGACGAACTCCGGCTCGTCGCGGACCTCCCCAGCGCGAGCAAGGAGGATATCTCGCTCCAGTGTGACGGCGAGACGCTCACGATCGAAGCGGGCGAGTACCGCGAGCGCGTGCGGCTCCCGACCCGCGTCGACGAACACACTGCGGAGGCGACGTTCAACAACGGCGTGCTCGAAGTCAGCTTCGAGAAGCTCGACGACGCCGCCGACATCGACCTCTCCTAG
- a CDS encoding phosphoglycerate kinase: protein MASFATLDALAEQFSEARVLVRLDLNSPIEDGTVQDNRRFERHARTVAELADAGHRVICLAHQGRPGRDDFTHLDQHAGVLGDHLDRDVRFVDDICGETAVDAIEAAEPGEVLLLDNVRMDDDELADRDPEHHAQSRLVTRLAEAADAYVNDAYSAAHRGHASLVGFPYVLPAYAGRVMETEYEANSAIATREFDGRVTMVVGGTKATDVIQVMDAIGDRVDAFCLGGIAGELFLRAAGHSVGYDVGDSNRYDEQWAENEETIRSVLDERGDQIHLPLDLAYENEYGGRAEIALWQIDEKTTSFLDIGSASIDTYRDIVGDSEAVFVKGSMGVFEDERFADGTVEVLDAIADTDCFSVVGGGDTSRAVGMYGLDESDFSHVSIAGGAYIRALTGEPLVAVEALEANRPE from the coding sequence ATGGCCTCTTTCGCGACGCTCGACGCGCTCGCCGAGCAGTTCTCGGAAGCACGGGTGTTGGTTCGCCTCGACCTCAACTCCCCGATCGAGGACGGAACGGTCCAGGACAACCGTCGGTTCGAGCGCCACGCCCGCACCGTCGCCGAGCTGGCCGACGCCGGCCACCGAGTGATCTGTCTGGCCCACCAGGGCCGTCCCGGCCGCGACGACTTCACGCATCTCGACCAGCACGCCGGCGTGCTCGGCGACCACCTCGACCGCGACGTGCGGTTCGTCGACGACATCTGCGGGGAGACCGCCGTCGACGCGATCGAGGCCGCCGAGCCCGGCGAGGTGCTGCTGCTCGACAACGTCCGGATGGACGACGACGAGCTCGCCGACCGCGACCCCGAGCACCACGCGCAGTCGCGGCTGGTCACCCGTCTCGCGGAGGCGGCGGACGCGTACGTCAACGACGCCTACTCCGCGGCCCACCGCGGGCACGCCTCGCTGGTCGGGTTCCCGTACGTCCTCCCCGCCTACGCCGGCCGGGTGATGGAGACGGAGTACGAGGCCAACTCCGCCATCGCCACCCGCGAGTTCGACGGCCGAGTGACGATGGTCGTCGGCGGGACAAAGGCAACTGACGTGATCCAGGTGATGGACGCCATCGGCGACCGCGTCGACGCGTTCTGTCTGGGCGGGATCGCGGGCGAACTGTTCCTCCGGGCGGCGGGCCACTCCGTCGGCTACGACGTCGGCGACTCGAACCGCTACGACGAGCAGTGGGCCGAGAACGAGGAGACGATCCGCTCGGTGCTCGACGAGCGCGGCGACCAGATACACCTCCCGCTCGATCTGGCCTACGAGAACGAGTACGGCGGGCGCGCCGAGATCGCGCTCTGGCAGATCGACGAGAAAACCACCTCCTTTCTCGATATCGGCTCGGCGTCGATCGACACCTACCGCGACATCGTGGGTGACAGCGAGGCCGTGTTCGTGAAGGGGTCGATGGGCGTGTTCGAGGACGAACGCTTCGCCGACGGCACCGTCGAGGTGCTCGACGCCATCGCGGACACCGACTGCTTCTCGGTCGTCGGCGGCGGCGACACCTCCCGCGCGGTCGGGATGTACGGGCTCGACGAATCCGACTTCTCCCACGTCTCGATCGCCGGCGGCGCGTACATCCGCGCGCTCACGGGCGAGCCGCTGGTCGCTGTCGAGGCGCTGGAAGCGAACCGGCCCGAGTAG